The Candidatus Mycolicibacterium alkanivorans genome contains a region encoding:
- a CDS encoding LLM class flavin-dependent oxidoreductase codes for MGSSDSASSTGRPSLVCFGADIDQLRDAAVAAEKAGFESVWAAEFYDRSATIALAAMATVTSTIQLGSGIAYGFGRTPLVLAAEARDLDALSRGRLLLGLGTGTTRMQQDWHGLDGLHPAARIEELVGLLRNLWRLHEGPIAHDGRFYRLHVQPTAAVSAPLRTDIPIYLAGVNRRMVQAAGAVADGLVGHPLYTRDYVEQVVRPMLAEGAARTGRRPDVPIAGYLICSVDLDEERARARAAAQIAFYSTVKTYNPILELGGFMGEAEAIRAAWKKGSKEAMLAAVSDPMIDAMAVAGTPEQVRQQVEQRWAGVYDRTLLYPPTFGGEPDLRLLIDSFAQ; via the coding sequence ATGGGTTCTTCAGACTCTGCTTCCAGCACGGGCAGGCCTTCCCTTGTTTGTTTCGGCGCCGACATCGATCAGCTGCGCGACGCGGCCGTCGCGGCGGAAAAGGCCGGCTTCGAGTCGGTCTGGGCCGCGGAGTTCTACGATCGATCCGCCACGATCGCCTTGGCCGCGATGGCCACCGTCACGTCGACCATCCAACTCGGCAGTGGCATCGCTTACGGGTTCGGGCGCACACCGCTGGTGCTCGCAGCTGAGGCCCGCGATCTCGACGCGCTCTCCCGCGGTCGGCTGCTGCTGGGCCTGGGCACCGGCACCACGCGCATGCAGCAGGACTGGCACGGACTTGATGGCCTGCACCCGGCAGCGCGCATCGAGGAACTTGTCGGCCTATTGCGCAACCTGTGGCGGCTGCACGAGGGCCCGATCGCCCACGACGGGCGCTTCTACCGCCTGCATGTCCAGCCGACCGCCGCGGTGTCGGCGCCGCTGCGCACCGACATCCCGATCTATCTCGCCGGCGTGAACCGGCGCATGGTGCAGGCCGCGGGCGCGGTGGCCGACGGTCTGGTCGGCCACCCCTTGTACACCCGTGATTACGTCGAGCAGGTGGTTCGGCCGATGCTGGCCGAGGGTGCCGCGCGCACCGGCCGGCGGCCGGATGTGCCCATCGCGGGATACCTCATTTGCTCGGTGGACCTCGACGAAGAGCGCGCCCGCGCCCGCGCCGCGGCGCAGATCGCGTTCTACTCGACCGTCAAGACCTACAACCCGATCCTCGAACTCGGTGGGTTCATGGGCGAAGCGGAGGCGATCCGCGCCGCGTGGAAGAAGGGGTCGAAGGAGGCCATGCTGGCCGCGGTCAGCGACCCGATGATCGACGCGATGGCCGTCGCCGGTACACCCGAACAGGTGCGCCAGCAGGTCGAGCAACGCTGGGCCGGTGTGTACGACCGAACCCTGCTCTACCCGCCGACCTTTGGCGGTGAGCCCGACCTTCGCTTGTTGATCGACAGCTTTGCCCAGTGA
- a CDS encoding AMP-binding protein encodes MGDRLNARLDALAAREDTWVTREVLRRYVDEEAWTEQSFVHDLERHAAERPEALAILDEDGRRTTYGEYEQRTRWLARSLLELGLRPGDRVAMQLPNTSEFCLTLLACARAGLLAVFCHMAYDEHELDYVLGLTGARALVVPERLRSREYVPLALAMRERIDTLEHVIAVGGAGTAGTIRFEDLVSAEGPERDLAALRPTGADPFFVMFTSGTTGRPKAELHTHANNLFWIRNFEADQGFPADARWIIVTPIAHLTGLGIGVLSALHRGAAFTLLAAWDAGRCVELLERDRPSYLLGAPPMLIDLARFPQLRERDVRSVRGICYAGAPCPADILNRLNADLGADVNAFYGYTEAGVTHMTRPGDPISITSRSFGKAIRGVEHRLMEVVEAGEAEREVPLPGEGELWARGPSFIVGYYGQPETTAKMFTADGWFRSADVVRIDADGYGYFVTRRDDLINRGGYKIDPREVEEVLYEHPGVSQAAVVAMPDARLGQRPAAFIVPSTPGNHLDLAELTAFLEKKGVSRTKWPEAVEIVESFPLTSTGKFMRYTLRSWAEQLRPQR; translated from the coding sequence GTGGGCGATCGACTGAATGCGCGGCTAGATGCGCTCGCCGCGCGCGAGGACACCTGGGTCACGCGCGAGGTTCTGCGACGCTATGTCGACGAGGAAGCCTGGACCGAACAGAGTTTTGTGCACGACCTCGAGCGGCATGCCGCCGAGCGCCCAGAAGCGCTGGCGATCCTCGACGAGGATGGGCGTCGGACCACCTACGGTGAGTATGAGCAACGCACGCGTTGGCTGGCGCGGTCGCTGCTGGAGTTGGGTCTGCGCCCGGGCGACCGGGTGGCCATGCAGCTGCCCAACACCAGCGAGTTTTGCCTGACGTTGTTGGCCTGTGCGCGCGCCGGACTCCTGGCCGTGTTCTGCCACATGGCCTACGACGAGCATGAGCTCGACTATGTGCTCGGTCTCACGGGGGCGCGGGCGCTTGTCGTGCCGGAGCGCCTCAGAAGCCGCGAGTACGTCCCACTGGCTCTGGCGATGCGCGAGCGGATCGACACACTGGAGCACGTGATCGCCGTCGGCGGTGCCGGCACGGCCGGGACGATCCGCTTCGAGGACCTCGTCAGCGCCGAAGGCCCCGAACGTGACCTTGCAGCGCTGCGCCCGACGGGGGCCGACCCGTTTTTCGTCATGTTCACCTCCGGTACCACCGGACGGCCCAAGGCCGAGCTGCACACCCACGCCAACAACCTCTTCTGGATCCGGAACTTCGAGGCCGATCAGGGGTTTCCCGCCGACGCGCGGTGGATCATCGTCACCCCGATCGCCCATCTGACGGGCCTGGGAATCGGCGTGCTCTCCGCATTGCACCGGGGGGCGGCGTTCACCCTGCTGGCGGCCTGGGATGCGGGCCGCTGCGTCGAACTGCTCGAACGGGACCGCCCCAGCTACCTGCTCGGGGCCCCCCCGATGCTGATCGACCTCGCCCGGTTTCCGCAGCTGCGCGAGCGTGATGTGCGCTCGGTGCGCGGGATCTGCTATGCCGGCGCCCCGTGCCCGGCCGACATCCTCAACCGGCTCAACGCCGACCTCGGCGCCGATGTAAACGCGTTCTACGGCTACACCGAGGCAGGCGTGACCCACATGACGCGGCCCGGCGACCCGATCTCGATCACCAGCCGAAGTTTCGGCAAGGCCATCCGCGGCGTGGAGCACCGGCTGATGGAGGTGGTCGAGGCGGGCGAGGCCGAGCGCGAGGTGCCGTTGCCGGGAGAGGGTGAGCTGTGGGCGCGTGGGCCCAGCTTCATCGTCGGCTACTACGGCCAGCCGGAGACGACGGCCAAGATGTTCACCGCCGACGGCTGGTTCCGGTCGGCCGATGTGGTCCGCATCGACGCCGACGGCTACGGATATTTCGTGACACGTCGCGACGACCTCATCAACCGGGGTGGGTACAAGATCGATCCACGGGAGGTCGAGGAGGTGCTTTACGAGCACCCGGGGGTGAGTCAGGCGGCGGTGGTGGCCATGCCCGATGCACGGCTCGGTCAGCGGCCCGCGGCGTTTATCGTCCCGAGCACACCGGGCAACCACCTCGACCTCGCCGAACTTACCGCGTTCCTGGAGAAGAAGGGCGTCAGCCGGACGAAGTGGCCGGAGGCGGTCGAGATAGTCGAGTCGTTCCCGCTGACCAGCACGGGGAAGTTCATGCGCTACACGCTGCGATCGTGGGCCGAGCAACTGAGGCCGCAGCGCTGA
- a CDS encoding acetyl-CoA hydrolase/transferase family protein, whose protein sequence is MGDQGKRIRWPVPTVPAADIDLSRFVRPGDTILWGQGAGEPLTLTAALAEQAERLGGVVGFVGLTYNPRLAAPGLRLRSYGALGAAADMPLEVITCHMSALPELLRSGRLRADVVLCQLTPADADGNHSLGVTVDYLAAALDVARVVLGEVNPAVPRTRGSPPVPPSRLAATVTADHCLIQIPDPEPDPVTAQIGAQVAELVPDGATVQLGIGGLASAVATALRGHRNLRVHSGLVGDWVVGLSESGALAREPGGPAVVAGTAVGTDRLYEFLRDNPAVELRPVERVHDPAVAGGIARFVAVNSALQVDLSGQVNAEVIGGRRRGAIGGQVDFLRAAAMSAGGVGVVALPSTANRGSVSRIVGRVDGPVTTGRADVHWVVTEYGAADLRGLDTVERTAAICELAHPDHRNRLTAAVAGAG, encoded by the coding sequence GTGGGCGATCAGGGTAAGCGCATCCGCTGGCCGGTTCCGACGGTGCCCGCGGCCGACATCGACCTGAGCCGCTTCGTGCGGCCGGGCGACACGATTCTGTGGGGCCAGGGTGCCGGCGAGCCGCTGACGCTCACCGCGGCACTGGCCGAGCAGGCCGAGCGGCTGGGTGGGGTCGTCGGATTCGTAGGCCTGACCTACAACCCGCGTCTGGCGGCCCCTGGGCTTCGATTGCGCTCCTATGGCGCGCTCGGCGCTGCGGCCGACATGCCGCTCGAGGTGATCACTTGTCATATGTCTGCGCTGCCCGAGTTGCTCCGGTCGGGCCGTCTGCGTGCCGACGTCGTGCTGTGTCAGCTGACCCCGGCGGACGCTGACGGCAACCACAGCCTGGGCGTCACGGTCGACTACCTCGCCGCTGCGCTCGATGTCGCCCGCGTCGTGCTGGGCGAGGTCAACCCGGCCGTACCCCGCACGCGCGGCTCGCCGCCGGTCCCGCCCTCGCGTCTGGCCGCCACCGTGACCGCAGACCATTGTTTGATCCAGATTCCAGACCCGGAGCCCGATCCGGTGACCGCGCAAATCGGCGCGCAGGTCGCCGAATTGGTGCCCGACGGCGCCACCGTACAACTGGGGATCGGCGGCCTGGCCTCGGCGGTCGCGACCGCGCTGCGTGGGCACCGGAACCTGCGGGTGCACAGTGGCCTGGTCGGGGACTGGGTCGTGGGTCTCTCCGAGTCGGGTGCGCTAGCTCGGGAGCCGGGCGGGCCAGCCGTGGTTGCCGGCACCGCCGTGGGCACCGACCGGCTGTATGAGTTTCTGCGTGACAACCCGGCCGTCGAGCTGCGGCCGGTCGAGCGCGTGCACGACCCGGCGGTCGCGGGCGGGATCGCTCGCTTCGTCGCCGTCAACTCGGCCCTGCAAGTCGACCTTTCCGGCCAGGTCAATGCGGAGGTGATCGGCGGCCGACGGCGCGGCGCGATCGGCGGTCAGGTCGACTTCCTACGCGCCGCGGCGATGTCTGCGGGAGGGGTAGGCGTGGTGGCGCTGCCGTCGACCGCCAACCGCGGATCGGTCTCCCGCATTGTGGGCCGCGTGGACGGTCCAGTCACCACCGGGCGCGCGGACGTGCATTGGGTGGTGACCGAGTACGGTGCCGCCGACCTGCGGGGACTCGACACGGTCGAACGCACCGCGGCGATCTGCGAGCTGGCTCACCCGGATCATCGAAATCGGCTGACGGCTGCGGTCGCGGGTGCCGGGTGA
- a CDS encoding acyl-CoA dehydrogenase family protein: MASAPRVGFPCPAANMAKWFAPETAGEVMNQALLTFGHAGWGTDGLQGQWLRDALAFEIADGTARRGLPSWLPGHLLGREFVP; encoded by the coding sequence GTGGCGAGCGCACCCAGGGTCGGTTTCCCCTGCCCGGCCGCGAACATGGCGAAGTGGTTCGCGCCCGAGACCGCGGGTGAGGTCATGAACCAGGCGCTGCTGACCTTCGGCCACGCTGGATGGGGAACCGACGGTCTGCAAGGACAGTGGCTGCGCGACGCGTTGGCGTTCGAGATCGCCGATGGAACGGCGCGGCGCGGGTTGCCAAGCTGGTTGCCCGGCCATCTACTGGGACGTGAGTTCGTTCCGTAG
- a CDS encoding LLM class flavin-dependent oxidoreductase → MTVKEAGFGVMLPNFDPFRLGTPPLLAAARLAEDLGFDSGWVGDHLSFHPPILEPCGALAAVAAVTQRLVLGTGVLLLPMRNPVWTAKQLGTVAALAPDRLIVGVGVGGENPAEFEAAGYPVAQRGRRLDEAMVVVDALLRGEAVDHPGPLLPVRSPRLEPVPSSRPPLVVGGRSVHAVRRAARLAEGWFAVWLSPRRVRAAVEDLRAHAEEFRRPVCTTVMLMFAHITEDAETGRAELQRFVAGQYGMPVEAIEKWCAIGSEARVADALAEYRDAGAESFVMMPTAANVLAQYDRLAAVRERLATSV, encoded by the coding sequence GTGACGGTGAAGGAAGCCGGATTCGGTGTGATGCTGCCCAATTTCGATCCCTTTCGGCTCGGCACCCCGCCGCTCCTGGCCGCCGCCCGCCTCGCTGAAGACCTGGGGTTTGACTCAGGTTGGGTCGGCGATCATCTGAGCTTCCATCCGCCGATCTTGGAACCGTGCGGGGCGCTCGCCGCCGTCGCTGCCGTCACTCAGCGGCTGGTGTTGGGCACCGGCGTGCTGCTCCTGCCGATGCGCAATCCGGTATGGACAGCCAAGCAGCTCGGGACAGTCGCCGCGCTCGCGCCGGACCGCCTGATCGTGGGAGTTGGTGTGGGAGGGGAGAACCCGGCGGAGTTCGAGGCCGCCGGGTACCCCGTTGCACAGCGTGGCCGCAGGCTCGACGAGGCGATGGTTGTCGTCGACGCGCTGCTGCGCGGCGAGGCCGTGGACCATCCGGGCCCGTTACTTCCGGTGCGTTCGCCGAGGCTGGAGCCGGTGCCATCGTCTCGCCCGCCGCTGGTGGTCGGTGGCCGATCCGTTCACGCGGTGCGGCGCGCGGCCCGGCTCGCCGAAGGCTGGTTTGCGGTGTGGCTGAGTCCCCGTCGTGTGCGTGCGGCGGTCGAAGATCTGCGGGCGCACGCAGAGGAGTTCCGCAGGCCGGTGTGCACAACGGTGATGTTGATGTTCGCGCACATCACCGAAGACGCGGAAACCGGTCGCGCCGAACTTCAACGATTCGTCGCGGGACAGTACGGCATGCCCGTCGAAGCAATCGAGAAATGGTGTGCCATCGGAAGCGAGGCGCGGGTGGCCGACGCGCTCGCGGAGTACCGCGATGCCGGCGCCGAGTCGTTCGTGATGATGCCGACCGCCGCCAACGTGCTGGCACAGTACGATCGCCTCGCCGCGGTTCGGGAGCGGCTTGCGACGTCCGTCTGA
- a CDS encoding acyl-CoA dehydrogenase family protein, with amino-acid sequence MATSTMASPLLRLPDVELPVEAERLRDEVRAFLDEERRRGAFEPQTDAWLAGFDPAFSARLGDRGWLGMTWPRRYGGHERPALHRFVVVEELLAAGAPVVAHWVSDRQSGPALLRSGTESQRERFLPAMAAGRCFFAIGMSEPDSGSDLASIRTAARRDGDGWVLNGTKVWTSQAHRCHYMIALCRTAPLQHGDRHAGLSQFIVDLTAPGVTITPIRLLDGEHHFNQVVLDDVRVGDDMILGEVGAGWRQVTSELAYERSGPERFLSTLPLLRELVRGADPDNERQATAVGALVAQLWALRRLSLQIAGSLDRGEAPDVVAALVKDAGTTLENEIIDVVRALAQVEPSRNSPHPLERELARAVLHAPGFTLRGGTNEVLRGIVARGLGLR; translated from the coding sequence ATGGCGACGTCAACGATGGCGTCGCCGCTGTTACGGCTGCCGGACGTCGAGCTTCCCGTCGAGGCCGAACGGTTGCGCGACGAGGTTCGGGCATTCCTCGACGAAGAGCGGCGCCGAGGCGCGTTCGAGCCGCAGACTGACGCCTGGCTGGCCGGTTTCGACCCGGCCTTCTCGGCGCGCCTCGGGGATCGCGGCTGGCTCGGGATGACCTGGCCGCGCCGCTACGGCGGTCATGAGCGTCCAGCACTGCATCGGTTCGTCGTCGTGGAGGAGTTGCTCGCGGCCGGAGCGCCGGTAGTGGCGCACTGGGTCAGCGACCGGCAGAGCGGGCCGGCATTGCTGCGCTCTGGCACTGAGTCGCAGCGCGAGAGGTTCCTTCCCGCGATGGCTGCGGGCCGATGCTTCTTCGCCATCGGGATGAGCGAGCCGGACAGCGGTTCGGATCTCGCCTCCATCCGGACTGCCGCACGACGCGACGGAGACGGTTGGGTGCTCAACGGGACCAAAGTCTGGACCAGTCAGGCCCACCGCTGCCACTACATGATCGCGTTGTGCCGGACGGCGCCGCTGCAGCATGGGGACCGGCACGCGGGCCTCAGCCAGTTCATCGTCGACTTGACCGCGCCGGGAGTGACGATCACACCGATCCGGTTGCTGGACGGCGAGCATCACTTCAATCAGGTCGTCCTCGACGACGTCCGAGTCGGCGACGACATGATCCTGGGCGAGGTCGGCGCGGGCTGGCGGCAGGTCACCTCCGAGCTGGCCTATGAGCGCTCCGGGCCGGAACGGTTCCTGTCGACGCTGCCGCTGCTGCGCGAACTGGTGCGCGGCGCCGACCCCGATAATGAGCGTCAGGCGACCGCAGTCGGCGCACTCGTGGCGCAGCTGTGGGCGTTGCGCCGGCTCTCGCTGCAAATCGCCGGATCGCTTGATCGGGGGGAAGCTCCCGATGTCGTCGCCGCCTTGGTGAAGGACGCGGGCACCACGTTGGAAAACGAAATCATCGATGTCGTGCGGGCGCTGGCGCAGGTCGAGCCAAGCCGAAACTCGCCTCATCCGCTCGAACGGGAGTTAGCCCGGGCGGTATTGCACGCGCCTGGTTTCACCTTGCGCGGAGGCACGAACGAGGTGCTGCGCGGCATCGTGGCGCGAGGGCTGGGGTTGCGGTGA
- a CDS encoding acyl-CoA dehydrogenase family protein: MSNVDLVERTVADLLDRHCTSELVSAAEGSWSPEIWQRLEEIGLTRIGVDERLGGAGGGIADAATVLRVAAGHAAPVPLAEALFPVAAGCTASGLALPDGPVTVADGAGLTLTPDGAGAVLRGVANRVPYARVSQRVLVVTDDPQPALAALVDPADCRLTGIDNLAGEPRDDLAADGVRIPRSAIAEVPPGTAGHLRRLGALARAVQLSGALDSVLEATVRYAGERVQFGRPIGQFQAVAHQIAELAGLAAGAGAAAQAAVAAVAADPDSATLAIAAAKARTSAAAGPAARIAHQVHGAIGFTQEHRLHHLTRRLWAWREECGSAEHWARELGRVVIAGGGDGLWPTITGM; this comes from the coding sequence GTGAGCAACGTCGATCTGGTCGAACGCACCGTAGCGGATCTGCTGGACCGGCACTGCACTTCGGAGCTGGTTTCCGCGGCTGAAGGCTCGTGGAGCCCGGAGATTTGGCAGCGGCTGGAGGAAATCGGGCTGACCCGGATCGGGGTCGACGAACGGCTGGGGGGCGCCGGCGGTGGGATCGCCGACGCCGCCACGGTGCTGCGTGTCGCTGCCGGGCACGCCGCGCCCGTCCCGCTGGCGGAGGCGCTGTTCCCGGTGGCCGCCGGGTGCACCGCGTCGGGTCTGGCCCTGCCCGATGGGCCGGTGACGGTCGCCGACGGCGCTGGTCTGACCCTCACGCCGGACGGCGCCGGAGCCGTCCTCCGCGGCGTCGCGAACCGGGTGCCGTATGCGCGGGTGTCCCAACGCGTGCTGGTAGTCACCGACGATCCGCAGCCGGCGCTGGCGGCGCTTGTCGACCCTGCCGACTGCCGATTGACGGGCATAGACAATCTGGCCGGTGAGCCGCGCGACGACCTGGCAGCCGATGGAGTCCGGATACCCCGCTCAGCGATTGCCGAAGTTCCGCCAGGCACCGCGGGCCACCTGCGCCGACTTGGTGCGCTCGCCCGCGCGGTCCAACTCTCCGGTGCCCTGGATTCCGTGCTGGAGGCCACGGTGCGCTACGCCGGGGAGCGGGTCCAATTTGGTCGGCCCATCGGGCAGTTTCAGGCCGTGGCCCATCAGATCGCCGAGTTGGCCGGTCTGGCTGCCGGTGCCGGCGCCGCCGCCCAGGCTGCGGTCGCCGCAGTGGCTGCCGATCCGGACAGCGCGACCTTGGCCATAGCCGCGGCCAAAGCGCGTACCAGCGCCGCGGCCGGACCAGCGGCGCGGATTGCCCATCAGGTACACGGGGCGATCGGGTTTACCCAGGAACACCGCCTACATCACCTGACCCGCCGGCTGTGGGCCTGGCGCGAAGAGTGCGGTTCCGCCGAACACTGGGCCCGAGAGCTGGGCCGCGTTGTCATCGCGGGTGGCGGCGACGGGCTCTGGCCGACGATCACCGGCATGTAA
- a CDS encoding enoyl-CoA hydratase-related protein, which yields MEIELTVESGVATLTLAAPQRRNALTPEMSRELVAAADRIDADDSIGALVIRGSGGSFCAGAHTTTLGNAGSDPADENTYASLSAIYAAFTRIGSVRAVTIAAVRGPAVGAGLNLAMATDLRIVARTARLMSGFQRIGLHPGGGHFVLLSRLAGREAAAAMALCGAEINGDRAAQLGLAWESVADEAVEDRAFELAREAAKDPSLARAMARTFRLETGPPALGWDVAVQTERAPQMWSMRRR from the coding sequence GTGGAGATCGAGCTCACCGTCGAAAGCGGCGTGGCCACCCTAACCCTGGCCGCGCCGCAGCGGCGCAACGCGCTGACACCGGAGATGTCCCGGGAACTGGTCGCCGCCGCCGATCGAATCGACGCCGACGACTCCATCGGCGCGCTGGTGATCCGCGGCTCCGGCGGATCATTCTGCGCGGGAGCGCACACCACGACGCTCGGCAACGCTGGATCCGACCCAGCCGACGAGAACACGTATGCCAGCCTGTCAGCCATCTATGCCGCGTTCACCCGGATCGGGTCGGTGCGGGCGGTGACCATCGCCGCCGTCCGCGGCCCGGCCGTTGGAGCGGGCCTAAACCTAGCCATGGCCACCGACCTGCGGATCGTGGCTCGCACCGCGCGGCTGATGTCGGGCTTCCAGCGCATCGGTCTGCACCCGGGCGGGGGACACTTCGTGCTGCTGTCCCGCCTCGCCGGCCGCGAGGCGGCCGCCGCGATGGCCCTGTGCGGCGCGGAGATCAATGGGGACCGCGCGGCGCAATTGGGCCTTGCGTGGGAGTCGGTTGCCGACGAGGCCGTCGAGGACCGGGCGTTCGAACTCGCCCGCGAAGCGGCGAAAGACCCTTCGCTTGCCCGCGCCATGGCGCGCACCTTCCGGCTGGAGACAGGGCCCCCGGCACTGGGCTGGGACGTGGCTGTACAGACCGAGCGCGCCCCGCAGATGTGGTCAATGCGCCGACGGTAG